One stretch of Oceanipulchritudo coccoides DNA includes these proteins:
- the cysN gene encoding sulfate adenylyltransferase subunit CysN: MTDVKDNYMDMELLRFTTAGSVDDGKSTLIGRLMYDTKTIFEDQLEAVERTSKQRGDENVNLALLTDGLKAEREQGITIDVAYRYFATPKRKFIIADTPGHIQYTRNMVTGASTANLAIILVDARNGVIEQTCRHSFIASLLQIEHVVVAINKMDLVDWSEERFNELVSDYKDFASRLDIPQITFIPISALHGDNVVSKSENMPWYQGSSLLYHLETVYIGPDANHVDARFPVQWVIRPHSDKWHDFRGYAGRVAGGVFKPGDEVMVLPSGFTSRIKKIHTFEGELEEAFNPHSCTITLEDEIDISRGDMLVKPNNKPQVEQEIDAMICWFSPTRKLKAGDKLMMRHTTREVKAIVKHVQYKVNVNTLHKVEEDHEVGLNEIARVHIRVASPLFFDEYTRNRITGSLVLIDPFTNETLAGGMIRNT, encoded by the coding sequence ATGACAGACGTAAAAGACAATTACATGGACATGGAGCTCCTTCGTTTCACGACGGCTGGTTCCGTGGATGACGGCAAATCAACGCTGATTGGCCGTTTGATGTACGACACGAAAACCATTTTCGAAGACCAGCTGGAAGCAGTTGAACGCACGTCCAAACAACGCGGTGACGAAAACGTCAACTTGGCGCTTTTAACGGACGGCCTGAAGGCGGAACGGGAGCAGGGAATCACGATTGACGTGGCGTACCGGTATTTTGCAACGCCCAAGCGAAAATTCATCATTGCGGACACGCCAGGTCACATCCAGTACACGCGCAACATGGTGACCGGGGCCTCCACAGCCAATCTGGCCATCATTCTCGTGGACGCGCGAAACGGGGTGATTGAACAGACCTGCCGCCACTCCTTCATTGCCTCCTTGCTCCAGATTGAACACGTGGTCGTGGCGATCAACAAGATGGACCTTGTTGACTGGTCAGAGGAGCGCTTCAACGAGTTGGTGTCGGATTACAAGGACTTTGCATCGCGCCTGGACATCCCGCAAATCACCTTCATTCCGATTTCCGCCCTCCATGGCGACAATGTTGTTTCGAAGTCGGAGAACATGCCGTGGTACCAAGGCTCAAGTCTGCTCTATCACTTGGAGACGGTCTACATCGGGCCGGATGCCAACCACGTCGATGCCCGTTTCCCGGTGCAGTGGGTGATTCGTCCTCATTCCGACAAATGGCATGATTTCCGCGGGTATGCCGGACGGGTTGCCGGGGGAGTTTTCAAGCCCGGGGATGAGGTAATGGTTCTCCCGTCGGGGTTCACTTCCCGGATCAAGAAAATCCACACCTTTGAGGGCGAGTTGGAGGAGGCCTTCAACCCGCATAGTTGCACAATCACCCTTGAGGACGAAATTGATATCTCACGCGGTGACATGCTGGTGAAGCCCAACAATAAACCCCAGGTGGAACAGGAAATCGACGCCATGATCTGCTGGTTTTCCCCGACCCGCAAACTGAAGGCGGGCGACAAACTGATGATGCGCCACACAACCCGCGAGGTGAAAGCGATCGTCAAGCATGTCCAGTACAAGGTGAATGTGAACACCCTGCACAAGGTTGAAGAAGACCATGAGGTCGGCCTGAACGAGATTGCCCGTGTTCATATCCGCGTTGCCAGTCCGCTGTTTTTTGACGAATATACGCGCAACCGCATCACAGGATCGCTTGTCCTCATCGATCCTTTTACCAATGAAACCCTCGCTGGAGGGATGATTCGAAACACGTAA
- the gmd gene encoding GDP-mannose 4,6-dehydratase codes for MSSQKNPYEGRVALITGITGQDGSYLTEQLLEKGYIVHGMVRRSSSFNWGRIEHLNLDPEIGGKRLFLHYGDLTDSSNLNRLLEKIQPEEIYNLGAQSHVKVSFEVPEYTAEVDAIGTLRFLDAIKEVGLKDKVRFYQASTSELYGKVQAVPQSETTPFYPRSPYGVAKLYAYWIIVNYRESYGIHASNGILFNHESPRRGENFVTRKITRSVARIKLGKQETLRLGNLDAKRDWGFAPEYTEGMWRILQNDQPDDFVLATNETHTVREFADLAFKQVGIPLEWTGKEEQEKGIDANGVVRVAVDPEFYRPAEVELLIGDATKAKNELGWEPKTKFVDLVRLMTDADLAEVEKFGW; via the coding sequence ATGTCTTCTCAAAAAAATCCATACGAGGGCCGTGTCGCCCTGATCACCGGGATCACCGGCCAGGACGGTTCCTATCTGACTGAACAACTTCTCGAAAAAGGGTACATCGTACATGGCATGGTTCGCCGGAGCAGTTCCTTCAACTGGGGCCGGATTGAGCACCTTAACCTTGATCCCGAAATCGGGGGGAAGCGCCTCTTCTTGCATTACGGCGACTTGACCGATTCCTCCAACCTCAATCGCCTCCTGGAAAAAATCCAGCCGGAAGAGATCTACAATCTTGGTGCCCAGTCGCACGTGAAAGTTTCTTTCGAGGTGCCGGAGTACACCGCTGAGGTGGATGCCATCGGGACCCTCCGCTTTCTGGATGCGATCAAGGAAGTCGGGTTGAAAGACAAGGTCCGCTTTTATCAAGCCTCGACTTCTGAATTGTATGGGAAAGTGCAGGCTGTTCCCCAGAGCGAAACAACCCCGTTCTATCCACGCTCTCCTTACGGGGTGGCCAAACTTTACGCCTACTGGATCATCGTAAACTATCGTGAATCCTATGGCATCCATGCCTCCAATGGCATCCTCTTCAATCACGAGTCACCGCGCCGCGGTGAGAATTTCGTGACCCGCAAGATCACGCGCAGTGTTGCGCGGATCAAACTGGGCAAGCAGGAGACCCTTCGCCTGGGCAACCTTGATGCAAAGCGCGACTGGGGATTTGCCCCGGAATACACGGAAGGCATGTGGCGGATTCTCCAGAATGACCAACCGGATGATTTTGTCCTCGCGACAAATGAGACCCACACAGTCCGGGAGTTTGCCGATCTGGCATTCAAGCAGGTAGGCATCCCGCTTGAGTGGACAGGCAAGGAGGAACAGGAAAAGGGGATCGATGCCAACGGCGTTGTCCGGGTCGCTGTTGATCCGGAATTCTATCGCCCGGCCGAGGTGGAGTTGTTGATCGGTGATGCAACCAAGGCAAAGAATGAGCTTGGATGGGAACCCAAGACCAAGTTTGTCGACCTTGTCCGCCTCATGACGGATGCTGACCTTGCGGAAGTCGAAAAGTTCGGCTGGTAG
- a CDS encoding GDP-L-fucose synthase family protein — MEKTAKIYVAGHRGMVGSAVCRCLKSKGFNNLVTRTSSELNLVSQSQVETFFQEEQPDAVIFAAARVGGIHANNTYPSEFMYENMMMEMNAIHSAHKNKTGRFLFLGSSCIYPREAPQPMPEDCLLTSQLEQTNEAYALAKISGLKYCAYLRRQYNVLFHSAMPTNLYGPGDNYHPQDSHVLPALIRRFHEAREAGAEAVTIWGTGTPRREFLHVDDLAEGLLYLLELENPPDWVNVGSGEDIAIRDLAGVVAEVVGFSGEIRLDTSKPDGTPRKLMDNSLINNLGWKPRIGLKEGIASAYKDFLSSLESGLLRS; from the coding sequence ATGGAAAAGACAGCTAAGATTTACGTTGCAGGACACCGCGGGATGGTCGGATCGGCGGTATGCCGGTGCCTGAAGTCAAAAGGGTTCAATAACCTGGTCACGCGGACATCAAGTGAGTTGAACCTCGTCTCCCAGTCGCAAGTGGAAACCTTTTTTCAGGAGGAGCAACCGGACGCAGTCATTTTTGCGGCCGCCCGGGTTGGAGGTATCCACGCAAACAACACATATCCATCGGAATTCATGTATGAGAACATGATGATGGAGATGAATGCGATCCACTCCGCCCATAAGAACAAAACCGGTCGTTTCCTGTTTCTTGGATCCTCCTGCATTTATCCGCGTGAGGCACCCCAACCGATGCCCGAGGATTGCCTCCTGACTTCCCAGCTCGAGCAGACAAACGAGGCATACGCACTGGCCAAGATTTCCGGATTGAAGTACTGCGCGTATTTACGCCGTCAATACAATGTGCTTTTCCATTCGGCGATGCCAACCAACCTCTACGGACCCGGAGACAATTACCATCCACAGGATTCACACGTCCTTCCCGCGCTCATCCGTCGCTTCCATGAAGCAAGGGAGGCGGGTGCCGAAGCGGTCACTATCTGGGGAACGGGCACGCCCCGGCGTGAATTCCTCCATGTCGACGACCTTGCCGAGGGATTGCTTTACCTGCTTGAACTTGAAAATCCGCCCGACTGGGTGAATGTGGGGAGTGGTGAAGATATTGCCATTCGTGATCTTGCCGGGGTCGTTGCCGAGGTGGTTGGTTTTTCAGGCGAGATCCGCCTTGATACCAGCAAGCCCGATGGCACTCCCCGGAAGTTGATGGACAATTCCCTGATCAACAATCTCGGCTGGAAACCCCGGATCGGACTGAAAGAGGGGATCGCTTCCGCTTATAAGGACTTTTTATCTTCCCTGGAATCTGGACTCCTTCGTTCCTGA
- a CDS encoding NAD-dependent epimerase/dehydratase family protein — MRILLTGCAGFIGWKTCEQLLDAGHTITGLDNLNDSYPVALKKWRLGELEKGSQGHFQFVEGDLLDRKLLARLLQDTKPDAVINLAARAGVRASIADPLSYVETNLSGAVGLMEEMCRAGVKKLVHASSSSVYAGQQPPFNEDQPVDRPQSPYAASKKASEILAHAWHDLYQLDVSVLRFFTVYGPGGRPDMSPLKFIHRIVQGETIVLYGNGEQQRDFTFVDDIARGVVASLKPAGFEIINLGGGNEPITINQMIELMEGFVGKKAIIEKQAWNPADMRHTAADITKASRLLNWIPQVKPEVGFKELADWYLKEQAWLAPELSVYNG, encoded by the coding sequence ATGAGGATTTTGTTAACAGGCTGTGCGGGGTTTATTGGCTGGAAGACATGCGAACAATTGCTCGATGCGGGCCACACCATAACCGGCCTCGATAATTTGAATGACTCCTACCCGGTTGCGCTGAAAAAATGGCGACTCGGCGAGTTGGAAAAAGGGAGTCAGGGGCATTTCCAATTTGTTGAAGGAGACTTGCTCGACAGGAAACTCCTCGCTCGATTGCTGCAGGATACAAAACCTGATGCGGTGATCAATTTAGCGGCCCGCGCCGGGGTTCGTGCCTCCATCGCAGATCCTTTGTCGTATGTTGAAACCAATCTGAGCGGAGCAGTCGGATTGATGGAGGAAATGTGCCGGGCGGGGGTCAAGAAACTGGTACATGCATCGAGCTCCTCTGTCTACGCCGGCCAGCAACCGCCTTTTAACGAGGATCAACCGGTGGACCGGCCCCAGTCTCCCTACGCAGCTTCCAAAAAGGCCTCTGAAATTTTAGCCCATGCCTGGCACGACCTTTATCAGCTCGATGTTTCCGTGTTGAGGTTTTTCACGGTTTACGGGCCCGGCGGTCGCCCGGATATGTCGCCGCTCAAGTTTATCCACCGGATTGTGCAGGGTGAAACCATTGTCTTGTACGGGAACGGTGAGCAACAAAGGGACTTTACGTTTGTCGACGATATTGCCCGGGGTGTTGTGGCGTCCCTGAAGCCTGCTGGATTTGAAATCATCAATCTTGGTGGAGGGAATGAACCGATCACCATCAACCAGATGATTGAATTGATGGAGGGATTTGTCGGTAAAAAGGCGATCATCGAAAAACAGGCCTGGAATCCTGCGGATATGCGCCACACAGCTGCCGATATCACGAAGGCCAGCAGATTGCTCAACTGGATTCCGCAGGTAAAACCGGAGGTGGGTTTCAAGGAACTGGCGGACTGGTACTTGAAGGAACAGGCTTGGCTTGCTCCTGAACTGTCGGTTTATAATGGCTAA
- a CDS encoding DUF1573 domain-containing protein has translation MKHINSALCFLLLSMGSLPASSLVFETTEVEIKAGLMDDQSTGLYRFTNAGDEPVVITNLKSSCGCTVPELAKREYAPGESGEIKAVFKFGSRHGVQRKRITVSTSEENYSLLLTTTIPNWATITPQIVRWTIGNAPSPKEIRLRIESPENIELVEPQFNMQHFTVMDVKTADNEWVYSIAPKNTDKRATERVTFQLRATNGSDETTREMAFHCLIR, from the coding sequence ATGAAGCATATTAACTCAGCTCTTTGTTTTTTACTCCTTTCCATGGGTAGCCTTCCTGCGAGCTCGCTCGTATTCGAGACCACCGAGGTTGAGATTAAAGCAGGCCTCATGGACGATCAATCCACAGGGCTTTACCGTTTTACCAATGCGGGTGACGAGCCAGTTGTTATTACTAACCTAAAGTCATCCTGCGGGTGTACGGTCCCCGAGTTGGCCAAGCGTGAATATGCGCCGGGCGAAAGCGGTGAGATCAAGGCTGTCTTCAAGTTCGGGAGCCGCCACGGCGTTCAGCGAAAGCGCATCACGGTCTCCACGAGCGAAGAGAACTACAGCCTGCTCCTCACGACCACGATTCCCAACTGGGCCACTATCACTCCCCAGATTGTTCGCTGGACCATTGGAAACGCTCCCTCGCCAAAGGAAATCCGCCTGCGTATAGAATCCCCGGAAAACATCGAACTGGTGGAGCCGCAATTCAACATGCAACATTTCACCGTGATGGATGTGAAGACGGCTGACAATGAATGGGTGTACAGTATTGCCCCCAAAAACACGGACAAGCGTGCAACCGAACGCGTTACATTTCAATTACGGGCTACCAATGGCAGTGATGAAACAACCCGTGAAATGGCCTTCCATTGTCTTATCCGATAA
- a CDS encoding UDP-glucuronic acid decarboxylase family protein, with product MNKRILVTGGAGFLGSHLIDRLIEQGHDVICLDNFFTGAKENIRHLLGNPNFELMRWDVTDPFKVEVDQIYNLACPASPVHYQFNAIKTVKTSVMGAINCLGLAKRVQARVFQASTSEVYGDPEVHPQVESYRGSVNPIGIRACYDEGKRVSETLFFDYHRQNGVDIRVVRIFNTYGPRMHPGDGRVVSNFIVQALRGDNITVYGDGSQTRSFCYVDDLVEGFLRMMNCEDFVGPVNLGNPGEFTILQLAEAVIRLTGSKSKIINEPLPQDDPLQRKPDISLAREKLSWEPKVPLEEGLKKSIHYFDKLLKES from the coding sequence ATGAACAAACGCATTCTCGTTACGGGTGGAGCTGGTTTCCTTGGCTCGCATTTAATCGACCGCTTGATTGAGCAAGGTCACGATGTTATCTGTCTGGATAACTTCTTCACGGGCGCGAAGGAAAATATCCGCCATTTGCTGGGAAATCCGAATTTCGAGCTAATGCGCTGGGATGTGACGGACCCGTTCAAGGTGGAGGTCGACCAAATCTACAATCTGGCCTGTCCAGCATCGCCGGTCCATTACCAGTTCAATGCCATCAAGACGGTGAAGACTTCCGTTATGGGGGCGATCAATTGCCTTGGCCTGGCCAAGCGGGTGCAGGCACGCGTCTTTCAGGCGAGCACCTCTGAAGTCTATGGTGATCCGGAAGTACATCCGCAGGTGGAATCCTATCGCGGTTCGGTCAACCCGATTGGAATCCGCGCTTGCTATGACGAGGGTAAGCGTGTCTCCGAGACACTTTTCTTTGATTACCACCGGCAAAACGGGGTGGATATCCGCGTAGTCCGGATCTTTAACACATATGGACCGCGGATGCATCCGGGTGACGGGCGTGTCGTTTCCAACTTCATTGTTCAAGCGTTGCGAGGGGATAACATTACGGTTTATGGGGATGGCTCGCAGACCCGCTCATTCTGTTATGTCGATGACCTCGTGGAGGGATTTCTCCGGATGATGAACTGCGAGGATTTCGTCGGTCCGGTTAATCTGGGTAATCCGGGTGAGTTCACCATTCTCCAGCTGGCCGAGGCCGTTATCCGCCTCACTGGATCGAAGTCGAAGATTATCAATGAGCCCCTTCCGCAGGATGATCCGCTGCAGCGCAAGCCGGACATCAGCCTTGCCCGGGAAAAACTCTCTTGGGAGCCCAAGGTCCCTCTTGAGGAAGGCCTCAAAAAGAGTATCCACTACTTTGACAAGCTCCTGAAAGAGTCCTGA
- the murB gene encoding UDP-N-acetylmuramate dehydrogenase → MESFLQREVSLAPLTTWKIGGPAEWYCAPETEAVLLCALDWARENCHPVQVLGRGSNVLVPDEGIRGLVICLRKLEKDWFEFKDDGEGRGLLTVSAGMSLPRLAKVAAQLGFGGYEFYIGIPGTVGGAVVMNAGFGPGDERQTANRCREIRTVSLDGQSSWQAYSEVQPVYRHTRLVDGNVIATGAKFALTERSTKEKIRAVTAGHLAMRRSRQPLTRPTCGSVFKGTDEGVPAAVFIDRCGLKGLKVGGAVVSFKHANWIENLGGATASDVRRLISHIQAVVFNKEGVQLKTEVCFLG, encoded by the coding sequence ATGGAGTCGTTCCTCCAGCGGGAAGTAAGCCTTGCGCCGCTGACTACCTGGAAAATTGGTGGTCCCGCTGAGTGGTATTGTGCGCCCGAGACAGAAGCCGTATTGTTGTGTGCCCTGGATTGGGCGAGGGAGAATTGCCATCCTGTTCAAGTCCTCGGAAGAGGCTCCAATGTCCTTGTACCCGATGAAGGAATCCGCGGCCTTGTAATCTGCCTGCGCAAACTGGAGAAAGATTGGTTTGAATTTAAAGATGACGGTGAGGGCAGGGGACTGCTCACCGTTTCAGCAGGGATGTCGCTGCCACGCTTGGCCAAGGTGGCTGCACAGCTCGGGTTTGGAGGCTACGAATTCTATATTGGCATTCCTGGTACGGTCGGTGGCGCGGTGGTCATGAATGCAGGCTTTGGGCCCGGGGATGAACGCCAGACGGCCAATCGCTGCCGGGAGATCAGAACGGTTTCACTGGATGGCCAGTCAAGCTGGCAAGCTTACTCGGAGGTTCAACCGGTCTATCGCCATACCCGCCTTGTGGACGGAAATGTCATCGCAACGGGGGCAAAATTTGCCCTTACCGAGCGATCAACAAAAGAAAAAATCCGCGCCGTGACAGCCGGGCATCTGGCCATGCGGCGTTCACGGCAACCCCTGACCCGCCCGACCTGTGGCTCGGTCTTCAAGGGAACGGATGAGGGTGTCCCGGCAGCTGTATTTATCGACCGTTGCGGATTGAAAGGCCTCAAGGTCGGTGGGGCCGTTGTTTCCTTCAAGCATGCCAATTGGATCGAGAACCTTGGCGGGGCCACTGCGAGCGACGTACGGCGATTGATTTCACACATTCAGGCAGTGGTTTTCAACAAGGAGGGGGTTCAATTGAAAACTGAAGTCTGCTTCCTTGGTTGA
- a CDS encoding glycosyltransferase family 4 protein, with product MKHSFAATNPCHVYDMALALWEKKALGAYFSGYPRWRLKPPPAFPIKTKAFRTLVTYGMQRLPEALRINDDSMFRWQDAGFDRAVSRSLAGEGFIHGIPGQCLEIFKRARTIGMRTILNHASGPVEQQRAMIAPEYERVGLDLEALVPFPKGYEERLHGERQLADVHCVASTVVRDQLISDGIPAEQIWVVPYGADAALFAKRRTVPSGPFRICFAGRQSLRKGIHYLLKALESVDSQGWELHCFGMEFKETARDFSEFSGGAKVLQRGSVPQKELAESLREMDVLVLPSAEEAFGLVVVQALEIGVPCIVSDRVGAKDLIRDGESGSIVPFADHEAIANSLLDWQEKRLTVEDHFPWSACADNLLLQASQSLPS from the coding sequence ATGAAGCATTCCTTTGCAGCGACAAACCCGTGCCACGTCTATGACATGGCCTTGGCGCTTTGGGAGAAAAAGGCCCTTGGGGCCTATTTCAGCGGATATCCCCGGTGGCGACTCAAACCGCCCCCGGCGTTCCCGATAAAGACCAAGGCCTTCCGAACGCTTGTCACATACGGCATGCAGCGTCTTCCCGAAGCACTGAGGATCAATGACGACTCCATGTTCCGCTGGCAGGACGCCGGCTTTGATCGAGCCGTGTCAAGGAGCCTCGCCGGGGAGGGTTTTATTCATGGCATTCCTGGCCAGTGCCTGGAGATATTCAAGCGGGCCCGGACGATAGGGATGCGGACCATCCTGAATCATGCCTCCGGCCCAGTGGAGCAGCAGCGGGCGATGATCGCCCCGGAGTACGAGCGGGTTGGATTGGATCTGGAAGCCTTGGTTCCGTTTCCGAAAGGATATGAAGAGCGGCTGCACGGTGAGCGGCAACTGGCGGACGTCCATTGTGTGGCTTCCACAGTTGTGCGGGATCAGTTGATTTCTGACGGTATTCCCGCGGAGCAAATCTGGGTGGTCCCATACGGGGCGGATGCCGCCCTTTTTGCCAAGCGGAGAACTGTGCCGAGCGGCCCGTTCCGGATCTGTTTTGCGGGACGCCAATCCCTCCGGAAAGGCATCCATTACTTGCTGAAAGCTCTTGAAAGTGTGGATTCCCAAGGTTGGGAGCTGCATTGCTTCGGTATGGAGTTCAAGGAGACTGCCCGGGATTTCTCGGAATTCAGCGGGGGAGCAAAGGTTTTGCAGCGGGGGTCGGTTCCCCAGAAAGAGCTGGCAGAATCCCTCCGTGAAATGGATGTGCTGGTCCTCCCTTCAGCGGAGGAAGCATTCGGATTGGTGGTTGTGCAGGCCCTCGAGATTGGCGTGCCTTGCATCGTCAGTGACCGTGTTGGGGCAAAGGATTTAATCCGGGATGGTGAATCTGGTAGTATCGTTCCTTTCGCAGACCACGAAGCCATCGCAAATTCACTCCTTGATTGGCAGGAGAAACGCTTAACGGTGGAAGATCATTTTCCTTGGTCGGCCTGTGCCGATAATTTGCTTTTGCAGGCCAGCCAATCTTTACCAAGCTGA
- a CDS encoding oligosaccharide repeat unit polymerase: MEASDKVHPTVAGTIAIIGSCLISVFLSFQPVEPSLMARGVSYSLLIGLIVSFLLDWRHGLRNLIRVDVFALLAFYFLTYFEFLFPQSRFDYLVVGSDVVKAVHLTLVGLATFAIARHIDVLPKRWLGFIGEIEMRRGDLLAIYFGAFILSSLPMWLSVEFNPVRWFDELMSPRFGRAWGRGKFGDVSALLHELKLLGYIMPPIAGVIFANRKDYSKFALFFVLITLLTLWFVAFSSGTRNILAIQMAGFLGGFLIIQKRLKIMPVAILGLVIAVTFVFLAEMMLEFRQVGLKRYLAEGREYASYYAFQDEYYGEDAATTDSGYFVDYNLWRIAQMVAAFPELYDYIGWNLPFVAITKPIPRALWPGKPTDLKVGLEEVIGAKGYTIACTWVGEAYVAGGVIWIVATGILIGIFCCFWNQLANFIHSPFPLVVFASGFYSILLLMRSLLFFTTALLPSIALIIMGAFIYKHRRREHN, translated from the coding sequence ATGGAAGCATCAGATAAGGTTCATCCCACCGTAGCGGGTACCATCGCCATTATTGGCTCGTGCTTGATTTCCGTTTTCCTGAGCTTTCAGCCAGTTGAGCCCTCGCTTATGGCCCGAGGAGTGAGTTATTCCCTCCTGATCGGATTAATTGTCAGCTTCCTTCTGGATTGGCGACACGGCTTAAGAAATCTCATCCGGGTGGATGTTTTCGCGCTTCTTGCCTTCTATTTCCTGACCTACTTTGAGTTTTTGTTTCCCCAGTCGCGATTTGACTATCTTGTCGTTGGGAGCGATGTCGTGAAGGCGGTTCATTTGACTCTGGTGGGATTGGCGACATTTGCCATCGCCCGGCATATAGACGTGCTGCCAAAGCGCTGGCTGGGGTTTATCGGGGAGATTGAAATGCGGCGGGGCGATCTTCTGGCAATTTATTTTGGGGCCTTCATCCTGAGCAGTCTTCCCATGTGGCTGTCTGTCGAATTCAATCCCGTCAGGTGGTTTGACGAACTGATGAGTCCGCGTTTTGGCAGGGCCTGGGGGCGCGGAAAATTCGGTGATGTATCGGCGCTCCTGCACGAGCTCAAATTGCTTGGATACATCATGCCGCCGATTGCCGGAGTGATTTTCGCCAACCGGAAGGACTACAGCAAATTTGCCCTCTTTTTTGTCCTGATTACATTGCTGACACTTTGGTTTGTTGCTTTTTCCAGCGGTACCCGGAACATTCTCGCGATCCAGATGGCAGGTTTTCTTGGCGGTTTTCTGATTATCCAGAAGCGTTTAAAAATCATGCCGGTGGCCATTCTGGGATTGGTCATAGCCGTGACCTTTGTGTTTCTTGCGGAGATGATGCTGGAATTCCGGCAGGTGGGATTGAAGCGATATCTCGCCGAAGGCCGGGAATATGCAAGTTACTACGCCTTTCAGGATGAATATTACGGGGAAGATGCCGCGACCACGGATTCCGGATACTTCGTGGACTACAATCTATGGCGCATTGCGCAGATGGTGGCCGCTTTCCCGGAATTGTACGACTACATCGGCTGGAATTTGCCTTTTGTTGCCATTACAAAACCCATCCCGAGGGCCCTCTGGCCCGGCAAACCAACTGATCTCAAAGTCGGGCTCGAGGAAGTGATCGGGGCGAAAGGCTACACCATTGCCTGTACCTGGGTGGGGGAGGCCTATGTCGCCGGCGGCGTTATTTGGATTGTTGCCACGGGTATCCTGATTGGCATATTCTGTTGTTTCTGGAACCAGTTGGCCAACTTCATACACAGTCCTTTTCCTTTGGTGGTTTTTGCCAGTGGCTTTTATTCTATTCTCCTTTTGATGAGAAGCCTGCTGTTTTTCACAACGGCATTGTTGCCCTCAATTGCCCTGATCATAATGGGCGCATTTATCTACAAGCACAGGAGGCGGGAACACAATTGA
- a CDS encoding putative colanic acid biosynthesis acetyltransferase, translating to MKEHPRDEVFNVRLHRANDNYRPEEFRKRVLWMAARPLLRFVPRFFYEFRNRILRLFGAKIGKSVRIYPSVDIFYPWNLEIGDEVTIATHVQLYSLGKIIIGDGTMISYGAHFCAGTHDYSKINLPLLKPEIRLGTGIWVCADAFIGPGVAIGDYSIVGARSVVLKSFPEFSIIGGNPARKVKDRPLPEKGSCPEQT from the coding sequence ATGAAAGAACATCCACGAGACGAAGTTTTCAATGTGCGGTTGCACCGTGCCAACGACAATTACCGGCCGGAGGAATTCAGGAAACGTGTCCTTTGGATGGCGGCCCGTCCTCTCCTGCGTTTTGTTCCGCGTTTTTTTTATGAATTCCGCAACCGGATTCTCCGCCTGTTTGGAGCGAAGATTGGCAAGTCGGTCCGTATATATCCTTCGGTGGATATCTTTTATCCATGGAATCTTGAAATTGGGGATGAAGTAACCATTGCAACCCATGTTCAACTCTACTCGCTTGGGAAAATTATTATCGGTGACGGAACCATGATCTCCTACGGGGCGCATTTTTGCGCCGGCACGCATGATTACTCAAAAATCAACCTGCCCCTGCTGAAACCGGAGATTCGCCTGGGGACCGGAATCTGGGTTTGTGCGGATGCATTCATCGGGCCGGGTGTAGCGATCGGTGACTACAGTATTGTGGGTGCGCGTTCCGTCGTCCTGAAGTCCTTTCCGGAATTTTCAATAATCGGGGGAAATCCTGCTCGCAAGGTGAAGGACCGCCCGCTTCCTGAAAAGGGTTCGTGCCCCGAACAAACATGA